The Blautia hydrogenotrophica DSM 10507 genome window below encodes:
- a CDS encoding ABC transporter substrate-binding protein, translating into MKRRLIALLLAGAMVATALVGCGSKSDDSASEDQSSASTEESAGETTKIVNKEATIEVPDEVTKGGELKIALTSSPKNLDPVKYTGTYESQIIYQVCDTVVTYDKELEEILPSLATDWTISDDGMEYTFTIRDDVYFQPGEYQDGRLMTAEDVAYSMNRSAQESAMNRLDMLDHAEAIDATHVKATLKAPSAVFLTALTNSGNAIVPKEEVEGWGDEFGNHLVGTGPYAMEKFELDQQTVLKKNDKYFLGEPNLDTVVFKVITDPNQEVNALRTGDIDIATQLTGETVKLVAEDETVNLLQKPGIQISYAYFNMKEGPTADPKVREALIKAVDYSELASGVFQYGEGEEACLPLPKVSWGYDEAVEADVPSYDPEGAKALLEEAGYGDGFTLEMYITNETFRQKAATILQSYWQQIGVTLNINTVEWGTFSETCSTGKADVFAMAWSWYPDPYFFFDKMFATSAIGTLGNGQCYSNEEVDQLLADALVETDQEKRAEIYKKALKLITDDDPGIFYGNPMECLGINPKVQDFHQRSDGTIHLFTEEENVWVVQ; encoded by the coding sequence ATGAAAAGGAGACTAATTGCTTTGCTTTTAGCTGGAGCTATGGTAGCTACAGCACTGGTTGGATGTGGAAGCAAGAGCGATGACTCTGCCTCGGAAGACCAGAGTTCGGCTTCGACCGAGGAGTCAGCAGGAGAAACCACGAAGATCGTGAACAAAGAGGCTACCATTGAGGTACCGGACGAAGTCACAAAGGGTGGAGAACTGAAGATCGCTCTCACCTCTTCTCCCAAAAACCTAGATCCAGTAAAGTACACAGGAACCTACGAGTCTCAGATTATCTATCAGGTCTGTGACACAGTAGTAACCTATGACAAAGAACTGGAAGAGATTCTCCCATCGCTGGCTACGGATTGGACGATCAGTGACGATGGAATGGAGTATACCTTCACGATTCGTGACGACGTGTATTTTCAGCCGGGAGAATATCAGGACGGAAGATTGATGACTGCGGAGGATGTAGCTTATAGTATGAACCGTTCCGCGCAGGAGTCAGCGATGAACCGTTTGGATATGTTAGATCATGCGGAGGCCATTGATGCTACTCACGTAAAGGCGACTTTGAAGGCGCCGAGCGCCGTGTTCCTGACCGCTCTGACAAATTCAGGAAATGCGATTGTGCCGAAAGAAGAAGTAGAGGGATGGGGAGACGAATTCGGAAACCATCTGGTTGGAACTGGCCCTTATGCGATGGAAAAATTCGAGCTGGATCAGCAGACAGTGCTGAAAAAGAATGATAAATATTTCTTGGGAGAGCCAAACCTGGACACTGTAGTGTTTAAGGTAATTACAGATCCGAACCAGGAAGTAAATGCCCTAAGAACAGGGGACATTGACATTGCGACACAGCTGACCGGAGAGACTGTAAAATTGGTGGCAGAGGATGAGACAGTAAATCTTCTTCAGAAACCGGGAATTCAGATTAGCTATGCTTATTTTAACATGAAAGAAGGTCCTACAGCGGATCCGAAGGTGAGAGAAGCCCTGATTAAGGCAGTTGATTATTCCGAGCTGGCATCGGGAGTGTTCCAGTACGGCGAGGGCGAGGAAGCTTGTCTGCCGCTGCCGAAGGTTTCCTGGGGATATGATGAAGCTGTAGAAGCTGATGTTCCATCTTACGATCCAGAAGGAGCAAAGGCACTTTTGGAAGAAGCAGGATATGGAGATGGATTTACTCTGGAGATGTACATCACCAACGAAACTTTCCGCCAGAAAGCAGCGACAATTCTTCAGTCTTATTGGCAGCAGATCGGTGTGACGCTGAATATCAATACCGTAGAGTGGGGTACTTTCAGTGAGACCTGTTCTACAGGAAAGGCCGACGTGTTTGCGATGGCGTGGTCCTGGTATCCAGACCCATATTTCTTCTTTGACAAGATGTTTGCGACATCTGCAATCGGAACTCTGGGCAATGGACAGTGCTATAGCAATGAGGAAGTAGATCAGCTCCTGGCAGATGCCTTGGTTGAGACAGATCAGGAGAAGCGTGCAGAGATCTATAAGAAGGCTCTGAAGCTGATCACAGATGATGATCCTGGTATCTTCTATGGAAATCCAATGGAGTGCTTGGGAATCAATCCTAAGGTTCAGGATTTCCATCAGCGTTCTGATGGTACTATCCATCTGTTTACTGAAGAAGAGAATGTCTGGGTGGTTCAGTAG
- a CDS encoding ABC transporter ATP-binding protein: MLSVKNISMHFGGLVALNNVNMTVKEGEIRGLIGPNGSGKTTLINVITGFYAPTKGTVEMGENVISGRTPNQVAKAGLCRTFQNINLFSEMTALENVVTAACIHQKINLSSAIFQTKALKRQESHVYDRARELLKFVGLDGKENTMATNLPYGQQRLLEIARALATEPKLLLLDEPVAGMNEQESAEAAELVQKLRENGKTILLIEHHMRFVMSLCDSLTVLNSGAVIAEGVPEEIQNNEDVINIYLGKRGGK; the protein is encoded by the coding sequence ATGTTAAGTGTAAAGAATATATCTATGCACTTTGGAGGTCTGGTAGCGTTAAACAATGTGAATATGACTGTCAAGGAAGGAGAGATTCGCGGACTGATTGGACCTAATGGTTCTGGAAAGACCACTCTGATCAACGTCATTACAGGGTTTTATGCGCCTACGAAGGGGACTGTAGAGATGGGAGAGAATGTGATATCTGGTCGGACGCCAAATCAGGTGGCAAAAGCAGGATTGTGTCGGACCTTTCAAAACATCAATCTTTTCTCTGAGATGACTGCTTTGGAAAATGTAGTCACGGCTGCCTGTATTCACCAAAAGATTAACCTGAGTTCAGCAATTTTCCAGACGAAGGCGTTGAAGCGGCAAGAAAGCCATGTGTATGACAGAGCAAGGGAATTGTTGAAATTCGTGGGACTGGATGGAAAAGAGAACACAATGGCGACGAATCTTCCCTATGGACAACAGAGGCTTTTGGAGATTGCGAGAGCATTGGCGACAGAGCCCAAACTACTTTTGTTGGATGAGCCTGTGGCTGGGATGAATGAACAGGAAAGTGCTGAGGCGGCTGAGCTGGTCCAGAAATTGAGAGAAAATGGAAAGACGATTTTATTAATCGAACACCATATGCGTTTTGTAATGTCGTTGTGTGATAGTCTGACCGTCTTAAATTCCGGTGCTGTAATCGCAGAAGGGGTGCCGGAGGAAATTCAGAATAATGAAGATGTCATCAATATTTATCTGGGAAAACGGGGTGGAAAATAA
- a CDS encoding ABC transporter ATP-binding protein: protein MSENLLTVKDLKTYFFTASGVSKAVDGVSFTLKKGETMGIVGESGSGKSVTASSIIRLLPPKIGKIVGGQIDFEGKDIIQLNKRDLLNFRGKDIAVIFQDPMTSLDPVFKIGNQMVEMICAHQDMSKADARKVAIEALKKVGIPQPEKRMESYPYELSGGMCQRVIIAMAVCCKPKMIIADEPTTALDVTVQAQVLELLQELQDEMDTSILLITHNLGVVWKMCDTVMVLYAGKTVEYADTKTLYAKPLHPYTWGLLDSIPKLSDKVKGELKAIPGVPPDLRLTGKCCNFYNRCPYAQEICGKEVPELKELEPGHFVACHRQNGEQNLVRGEVNPNE from the coding sequence ATGAGCGAAAATTTGCTTACGGTAAAAGATTTAAAGACGTATTTTTTCACAGCTAGCGGGGTCTCAAAAGCAGTTGACGGTGTCAGCTTTACCTTAAAAAAAGGTGAGACTATGGGCATCGTAGGTGAGTCTGGATCTGGAAAAAGTGTGACCGCCTCATCGATTATTCGTCTTCTTCCTCCGAAGATTGGAAAGATTGTGGGAGGACAGATAGACTTCGAGGGAAAGGATATTATTCAGCTGAATAAAAGAGATCTTTTAAACTTCCGTGGAAAAGACATAGCGGTCATTTTTCAGGACCCCATGACGTCTTTAGATCCAGTGTTTAAAATTGGAAATCAGATGGTGGAGATGATCTGTGCTCATCAAGATATGTCAAAAGCAGATGCCAGGAAAGTGGCAATCGAGGCATTGAAGAAGGTGGGAATTCCGCAGCCGGAAAAACGTATGGAATCCTATCCTTATGAGCTGTCCGGAGGTATGTGTCAGCGTGTTATCATTGCGATGGCAGTCTGCTGTAAACCTAAGATGATCATTGCGGATGAGCCGACGACAGCACTGGATGTAACGGTGCAAGCTCAGGTGCTGGAACTCCTTCAGGAGCTTCAGGATGAGATGGATACTTCTATTTTGTTGATTACACATAATCTGGGAGTTGTGTGGAAAATGTGCGACACGGTTATGGTGTTGTACGCAGGAAAGACTGTAGAGTATGCAGATACGAAAACGCTGTATGCAAAACCTCTGCATCCTTATACCTGGGGATTGCTGGATTCTATTCCAAAACTCAGCGATAAGGTAAAAGGAGAGCTAAAAGCGATACCGGGTGTTCCGCCGGATCTACGTCTGACTGGGAAGTGCTGCAATTTTTATAATCGTTGTCCCTATGCCCAGGAAATCTGCGGGAAGGAAGTTCCGGAGCTCAAAGAGTTGGAGCCAGGACATTTTGTGGCTTGTCATAGACAAAACGGAGAGCAGAATTTGGTGAGAGGAGAGGTGAACCCAAATGAGTGA
- a CDS encoding GntR family transcriptional regulator: MGNLMDIGKIPSLKRLVYDNLKERIISGELKPGTRLREEDLSVEMNISRAPIREAFNMLERDGFTVIVPRKGAVVAEATEEERDYIWEMRAILEPYAAVKSMSLISDEKIAKLENDLKKVLENPDDLKLYMDSDIELHEMLFQNLENHFMKDTLENMRAHSLRMRWAVENRHPGIRSDIEFESTKEHLQILDALKRKDEKAVYQTVYDHLINSRERIFPSAGQNLKKE; encoded by the coding sequence ATGGGCAATTTAATGGATATTGGGAAAATACCATCTCTGAAAAGGCTGGTTTATGACAATTTGAAAGAGAGAATTATAAGTGGAGAATTAAAGCCGGGAACTAGGTTGAGAGAAGAGGATTTGTCTGTGGAAATGAATATCAGCCGGGCGCCGATACGTGAAGCTTTTAATATGTTGGAAAGGGACGGCTTTACGGTAATTGTTCCAAGAAAAGGAGCGGTTGTGGCGGAGGCGACAGAGGAAGAACGGGATTATATCTGGGAGATGCGCGCAATTTTGGAGCCATATGCCGCAGTAAAATCCATGTCGTTGATTTCTGACGAGAAAATTGCAAAGCTAGAAAATGATTTAAAAAAAGTCTTGGAAAATCCAGATGATCTTAAATTGTACATGGATTCAGATATAGAACTACATGAAATGCTCTTCCAGAATCTGGAAAATCATTTTATGAAAGATACGCTGGAGAATATGAGAGCGCATTCTTTGAGAATGCGTTGGGCTGTGGAAAACAGACATCCTGGAATACGCTCGGATATCGAGTTTGAGTCGACGAAAGAACATTTACAGATTTTGGACGCTTTAAAACGAAAGGACGAAAAAGCTGTCTATCAGACGGTTTATGACCATCTGATAAATAGCAGGGAACGAATTTTTCCCTCTGCAGGTCAAAATTTAAAGAAGGAATGA
- a CDS encoding pyridoxal phosphate-dependent aminotransferase codes for MFLKIENLSCHYGVIQALHNVSIEIEKKGIYAIIGANGAGKSSLISNSQMKRGGDKMLSKIVSNITPSATCELEGTVADLRHKGVDIIGMNAGEPDFQTPENIQRACEAAMAEGKTKYVNVPGIIEVREAIAKKLRRDNGVHYEPDQICVSTGAKQALNNAVLAVTNPGDEVIIPIPGWVSYVEIVKLVGGVPVCVECRPDYQLDLEKIEKAITPRTAAILINTPNNPTGAVYSRKSLEKLAELAAEHDFYIISDEVYEKLIYGDTKHECVASFSETAYEHTILINGMSKAYCMTGWRIGYTAAPKEIAQGINAIQGHTTSNSTTFVQWAAVEALENNDETIKAMVKEFSKRKDYAYGRLVRMEGIKCNNVDGAFYLLPDISYYFGKRYGEQQIRDSFDFCNYILNEAHVAIVPGAAFYAPNTVRIAYTNSMDKIVEGMNRIETALRKLK; via the coding sequence ATGTTCCTAAAAATTGAGAATCTTAGCTGTCATTACGGTGTTATTCAGGCTTTGCACAATGTGTCCATTGAAATAGAGAAAAAAGGAATCTATGCGATTATTGGAGCGAACGGAGCAGGGAAGTCTTCTTTAATCAGCAACAGCCAAATGAAACGAGGAGGAGACAAAATGTTAAGTAAAATTGTGAGCAACATCACCCCTTCAGCTACCTGTGAGCTGGAGGGAACCGTCGCTGATCTCAGGCACAAAGGCGTGGACATCATAGGGATGAACGCTGGGGAACCGGATTTTCAGACACCGGAAAATATCCAGCGTGCGTGCGAAGCTGCTATGGCAGAGGGAAAAACGAAATATGTCAATGTGCCGGGAATCATAGAAGTGAGAGAGGCGATTGCAAAGAAGCTTCGGAGAGATAATGGAGTACATTATGAGCCAGATCAGATCTGTGTATCAACCGGAGCGAAACAAGCTTTGAACAATGCAGTATTGGCGGTGACAAATCCAGGGGATGAGGTCATTATTCCGATACCAGGCTGGGTCAGCTACGTGGAAATTGTAAAGCTGGTGGGAGGGGTTCCAGTCTGTGTGGAATGCAGACCGGATTATCAGCTAGATTTGGAAAAAATCGAAAAGGCAATCACCCCAAGAACAGCAGCAATTTTAATCAACACGCCAAATAATCCGACAGGAGCCGTGTACTCGAGGAAAAGTCTTGAAAAGTTAGCTGAACTGGCAGCGGAGCATGATTTTTATATTATCTCTGATGAGGTGTACGAAAAACTGATTTATGGAGACACAAAACATGAGTGTGTGGCTTCATTTTCAGAGACAGCCTATGAGCACACGATTCTGATCAATGGAATGTCAAAGGCATACTGCATGACCGGGTGGAGAATCGGCTATACGGCGGCACCGAAGGAAATCGCACAGGGAATCAATGCTATCCAGGGACATACCACCTCGAACAGCACCACTTTTGTGCAGTGGGCGGCAGTGGAGGCTTTGGAGAACAATGATGAGACGATCAAAGCCATGGTAAAAGAGTTTTCGAAGAGAAAAGACTATGCCTATGGGCGTTTGGTAAGAATGGAAGGGATAAAATGCAACAATGTGGATGGAGCGTTTTATCTGCTGCCGGATATCAGCTACTATTTCGGCAAGAGATATGGAGAACAGCAGATCAGAGATTCTTTTGATTTCTGCAATTATATTCTCAATGAGGCTCATGTGGCGATTGTGCCGGGAGCGGCATTTTATGCACCAAATACTGTACGGATAGCCTATACGAATTCTATGGATAAAATTGTAGAAGGTATGAATCGGATAGAAACTGCGTTGAGAAAGTTAAAATAA
- a CDS encoding M20/M25/M40 family metallo-hydrolase, which produces MEQIVRDFLEMVKIGAASGDERKIADYMKSHLEALGCEVFEDDAGAKVGGNAGNVFAYFPGEIEGCLLLSAHMDRVSNGYEIRPSIVDGEIVSDGTTILAADDVSGLAVILDAVRRIKAGGKRHVTLEIVLSICEENGILGARLMDLSRLRSQMGYIMDTTGPLGQLDIKRPYKAMIDVEVLGKRAHGGSPEKGINAIAATCQMLTGIREGRLDFESTSNIGVIHGGPKEPGTVCDRVLVRCEARSVQQEKLMNYLRYFENYCREHIKGTGAELRFQYEIQHGNVCFCEDDEVVKLAAEELKQMGVEPQLSLTMEGCDGNIFCAHGIPCISVGMGNSNAHALNEKVNVEQLIQSGELTERLILSYSQKRELREM; this is translated from the coding sequence ATGGAACAAATCGTCAGAGACTTTTTGGAGATGGTGAAGATTGGTGCGGCTTCTGGTGATGAACGGAAAATAGCTGATTATATGAAGTCTCATTTGGAAGCGCTGGGTTGTGAGGTCTTTGAAGATGATGCCGGGGCAAAGGTAGGAGGCAACGCCGGGAATGTTTTTGCGTATTTTCCAGGAGAAATTGAGGGGTGTTTGCTACTATCAGCTCATATGGACCGGGTAAGCAATGGATACGAGATTAGACCGTCCATTGTGGATGGAGAGATTGTCTCAGATGGAACCACAATTTTGGCAGCGGATGACGTGTCGGGACTCGCAGTAATTCTGGATGCAGTTCGCAGAATAAAAGCAGGGGGTAAAAGGCATGTTACATTGGAGATTGTTCTTTCGATTTGTGAAGAAAACGGAATTTTGGGAGCAAGGCTGATGGATTTGTCACGTCTGAGATCACAGATGGGCTACATCATGGATACGACTGGGCCTCTGGGACAGTTAGATATAAAAAGGCCATATAAGGCAATGATTGATGTTGAGGTATTGGGAAAGAGAGCTCATGGTGGCAGTCCTGAGAAAGGCATCAATGCGATTGCTGCTACTTGCCAGATGCTGACAGGGATTCGAGAAGGAAGATTGGATTTTGAGAGCACCTCAAATATAGGAGTTATTCATGGCGGGCCTAAGGAACCAGGTACTGTCTGTGACAGAGTTTTAGTTCGATGTGAGGCCAGGAGTGTGCAGCAGGAGAAGCTGATGAACTACCTGAGATATTTCGAGAATTACTGTAGAGAGCACATCAAGGGCACCGGAGCAGAACTTAGGTTCCAGTATGAGATTCAGCATGGAAACGTCTGCTTTTGTGAAGATGATGAGGTCGTGAAGCTGGCAGCCGAAGAGTTAAAACAAATGGGGGTTGAACCGCAGTTATCTCTGACTATGGAAGGCTGTGATGGAAATATATTCTGTGCGCATGGAATTCCGTGTATCAGTGTGGGAATGGGGAATTCCAATGCTCATGCATTGAATGAAAAAGTCAATGTAGAACAGTTGATTCAGTCCGGAGAGCTGACGGAACGTTTGATTTTGTCATATAGTCAAAAGAGAGAATTGAGAGAAATGTAG
- a CDS encoding ABC transporter permease, translated as MLKTILKRILQSIPTLLIVITFTFILTRMIPGNPALTMLGPQAPKESVEQLEEELGLNKSKGEQYVIYLKQILKGDFGRSYSYNKTVVELIKERIPNTLVITLTSLLIALVLGMIVGIVSAVKQYSILDYIFMVLALIGVSMPIFWLGLMLVLVFSVNLGWLPAMGMGSMANGVWDVISHMILPCFCLSTIPMATFARITRSSMLEVVNNDAVKALRARGLREGVVIWKHALKNALPPIVTVLGLQLASAFTGAILTESIFSWPGMGTLIVSAIDNRDYALIQGVVLFTAVVFVVINLIVDIVYTIINPKVSYESGKGGN; from the coding sequence GTGTTAAAAACTATTTTGAAAAGAATCTTGCAAAGCATTCCCACCTTGTTGATTGTTATAACGTTCACTTTTATTCTAACACGAATGATTCCTGGTAATCCAGCGCTCACAATGTTGGGACCGCAGGCGCCGAAGGAATCTGTTGAGCAGCTGGAAGAAGAGCTGGGCTTGAACAAAAGCAAGGGAGAACAGTATGTTATTTATTTGAAACAGATTTTGAAAGGAGATTTCGGCCGATCTTATTCTTATAATAAGACAGTGGTAGAACTGATTAAAGAGAGGATTCCGAATACCTTAGTGATCACACTGACCAGTCTTTTGATTGCGTTGGTTCTCGGTATGATCGTTGGTATTGTGTCAGCGGTGAAACAGTATTCCATTTTGGATTACATATTTATGGTACTAGCTCTGATTGGAGTCTCGATGCCTATTTTCTGGCTGGGTTTGATGCTGGTGCTGGTATTCAGCGTAAATTTAGGATGGCTTCCTGCAATGGGAATGGGAAGCATGGCTAATGGCGTCTGGGATGTAATCAGTCATATGATTCTGCCGTGTTTCTGTCTCTCCACAATTCCGATGGCAACATTTGCCAGAATTACCCGTTCTAGTATGCTGGAAGTAGTGAACAATGATGCGGTAAAAGCTCTGCGCGCAAGAGGTTTGAGAGAGGGCGTTGTAATTTGGAAACACGCGTTAAAGAATGCACTTCCTCCTATTGTCACTGTGTTGGGATTACAGTTGGCCTCCGCCTTCACCGGAGCGATTTTGACAGAGAGTATCTTCTCATGGCCAGGTATGGGTACCCTGATCGTGAGTGCCATAGATAACCGAGATTATGCCTTGATACAGGGAGTGGTTTTGTTTACTGCGGTTGTGTTTGTCGTAATCAACCTGATCGTAGACATTGTCTATACGATTATTAATCCGAAAGTAAGTTATGAGAGTGGGAAAGGAGGGAATTAA
- a CDS encoding M20 family metallopeptidase — protein sequence MSCTTRNEVLELAKSKLDDLVQLTSDLIKIPSENPIGTQRDVVDFVKKYLSEAGIACEEVGCNPEHPCVVAKIGKEEGFSVILNGHVDVVPAGDRNQWDFDPFSGEITDKCILGRGTSDMKAGVAGILFAMKTLVEAGVELNGNIRLHIVSDEESGGEYGTQWLCANGYAENADACLVAEPTSHKTIEIGQKGKIDLILKSYGKSAHGSLAGYRGENAILKLGKVLEHVDMLREIEGKYGENQKQALINSKIIAGEKNGAGTGDVIDHVSANVGIIKGGTRPNMVPDYCEAIVDLRLPIGVTIEEVEERIKAMIAKSGVEGVEYELGCQMLGNYTEIDAPIVEAIKKYAEELWQEEVLPAYQWASSDARDYRQKGIPTIQFGPSNTVGIHSYNETVDIEDVQKAGLIYILSLCDLMGID from the coding sequence ATGAGTTGTACAACTAGAAATGAAGTGCTAGAACTGGCGAAAAGTAAACTGGATGACCTCGTTCAGCTTACTTCCGATTTGATTAAGATTCCTAGCGAGAATCCCATCGGGACGCAAAGAGATGTGGTGGATTTTGTGAAAAAATATCTCTCTGAGGCAGGTATTGCTTGTGAAGAAGTAGGCTGTAACCCGGAGCATCCTTGTGTTGTGGCAAAAATCGGCAAGGAAGAGGGGTTCAGTGTGATCTTGAATGGTCATGTGGATGTAGTTCCGGCTGGAGATCGCAATCAGTGGGATTTTGACCCGTTTTCCGGAGAGATTACGGACAAATGCATCCTGGGAAGAGGAACTTCTGACATGAAGGCAGGAGTGGCAGGAATTCTGTTTGCGATGAAGACTCTAGTAGAAGCAGGTGTCGAATTAAACGGAAATATCCGTTTGCATATCGTATCTGATGAAGAAAGCGGCGGGGAGTATGGAACCCAGTGGTTGTGTGCGAATGGCTATGCGGAGAATGCGGACGCCTGCCTGGTTGCGGAGCCTACGTCTCACAAGACTATTGAGATCGGCCAGAAGGGTAAGATCGACTTGATTCTGAAGTCCTACGGAAAATCTGCTCACGGAAGCCTTGCAGGATATAGAGGAGAGAATGCGATCCTAAAACTGGGTAAGGTTCTGGAACATGTAGATATGCTGCGGGAGATTGAAGGAAAATATGGTGAGAATCAGAAGCAGGCATTAATCAACTCTAAAATTATTGCAGGAGAGAAAAACGGAGCGGGCACAGGGGATGTGATCGATCATGTATCCGCCAATGTGGGAATCATCAAAGGGGGAACCAGACCGAATATGGTTCCGGATTACTGTGAGGCGATTGTAGATCTGCGTCTTCCTATCGGTGTGACGATTGAAGAGGTGGAAGAGCGCATCAAAGCGATGATTGCCAAGAGTGGCGTAGAAGGCGTTGAGTATGAACTGGGCTGCCAGATGCTCGGAAACTATACAGAGATTGATGCGCCAATCGTGGAGGCAATCAAAAAATATGCAGAAGAGCTATGGCAGGAAGAGGTTCTCCCTGCTTATCAGTGGGCGTCCAGTGATGCCAGGGATTACCGACAGAAAGGTATTCCAACGATTCAGTTTGGACCGTCGAACACGGTGGGAATTCACTCTTATAACGAGACGGTGGACATTGAGGATGTTCAGAAAGCAGGCTTGATTTATATTCTTTCTCTGTGTGACTTGATGGGAATTGATTGA
- a CDS encoding ABC transporter ATP-binding protein: MSEKKVMLKVRNLTKEFKIRGKKLGEKPQILHALTGVSVDIYEGETLGVIGESGCGKSTFGKCLVQLHKATAGTVEYEGKNIFDLKNEELKKLKSDIQMVFQDPFSSLDPRMTAGKLVEEPMIVHKIIADKKARSQKALELLQTVGLDVQHVHRYPHEFSGGQRQRINIARALSLTPKLIVCDEPVSALDVSIQAQVLNLFNRLQEEYHLTYVFISHDLSVIKHISDRIAIMYLGRIVELCDADSIYENPLHPYTKALLSAIPQESPFEKKERIVLTGEIPSPIGDQIGCPLAKRCPNCTERCMKDIPKLKEVSKGHQVACFLYENN, translated from the coding sequence ATGAGTGAAAAGAAAGTAATGCTGAAAGTCAGAAATCTCACCAAGGAATTTAAAATTCGAGGCAAGAAGCTGGGGGAAAAACCTCAGATTCTCCATGCCTTGACAGGCGTTTCGGTAGACATTTATGAGGGAGAGACTCTGGGAGTGATCGGGGAGTCCGGCTGTGGAAAGTCTACGTTTGGAAAATGTCTCGTGCAACTGCACAAAGCGACGGCAGGTACTGTGGAATACGAGGGAAAAAACATTTTCGATTTGAAAAACGAAGAGCTGAAAAAGTTGAAAAGCGATATTCAGATGGTTTTTCAGGACCCATTTTCATCTCTGGATCCGAGAATGACAGCGGGGAAACTGGTGGAAGAACCCATGATTGTTCACAAAATTATCGCGGATAAAAAGGCCAGGAGCCAAAAAGCCTTGGAGCTTCTTCAGACCGTCGGTCTGGATGTACAGCATGTGCACCGCTATCCCCATGAGTTTTCAGGAGGTCAGCGGCAGCGTATCAATATTGCGAGGGCACTTTCTCTGACTCCCAAGCTGATTGTCTGTGATGAGCCGGTGTCTGCTTTGGATGTGTCGATTCAGGCGCAGGTACTGAATCTTTTTAACCGTCTGCAGGAAGAGTACCATTTGACCTATGTGTTTATTTCCCATGATTTGAGCGTGATTAAGCATATCAGTGACAGGATCGCGATTATGTATCTGGGACGTATTGTAGAACTCTGTGACGCGGACAGCATCTATGAGAATCCGCTTCACCCCTATACAAAGGCGCTTCTCTCAGCAATTCCCCAGGAATCTCCGTTTGAGAAAAAAGAGAGAATTGTGCTGACGGGTGAGATTCCCAGTCCGATCGGAGATCAGATAGGATGTCCGTTGGCAAAGCGGTGTCCGAATTGTACAGAACGCTGTATGAAGGATATTCCAAAACTAAAAGAAGTGTCGAAGGGACACCAGGTAGCGTGCTTCCTGTATGAAAACAATTAG
- a CDS encoding ABC transporter permease — translation MAGKKNMTANTAVLGAEAHSQLIKRERKANNVWNKLRRNKTAMIGLVIVVFMIIIAIFAPLIATHDPNAIKPSETYLGLGENGHIFGTDEFGRDLFSRVVYGARISLIAAIGGTIVGAIIGIILGLIAGYLGGAADAVIMRLMDGMLAFPFVLLAIILMTILGSGLQNVILAIGIGNVPSFARVVRGQVHIVKNEEYCNAGRVIGVSNVRMLLRHILPNTISPIIVYATLNVAGAIISEATLSFLGLGISQPTASWGNILRAGKDCLNTAPHIATISGIFILVTVLGFNLLGDGVRDVLDPKMKK, via the coding sequence ATGGCAGGCAAGAAAAATATGACAGCGAATACAGCCGTTCTCGGAGCTGAGGCCCATTCACAGTTAATCAAAAGAGAACGTAAGGCGAACAACGTCTGGAACAAGCTGAGAAGAAATAAGACTGCGATGATTGGTCTTGTCATAGTGGTATTTATGATTATCATTGCCATTTTTGCCCCTCTGATCGCGACTCACGATCCCAACGCAATTAAGCCGTCAGAAACTTATTTGGGATTGGGCGAGAACGGGCATATTTTTGGCACAGATGAATTTGGACGGGATTTATTTTCACGAGTAGTTTACGGAGCTAGAATCTCACTGATTGCAGCTATAGGAGGTACGATTGTAGGTGCAATTATTGGTATCATTTTAGGACTGATCGCCGGTTATCTGGGCGGTGCGGCAGATGCAGTCATCATGCGTCTCATGGATGGAATGCTGGCATTTCCTTTTGTGCTGCTGGCCATTATCTTGATGACAATTCTAGGTTCCGGTCTACAAAATGTAATTTTGGCAATTGGGATTGGAAACGTTCCAAGTTTTGCACGAGTCGTTCGAGGACAGGTACATATTGTCAAGAACGAAGAGTACTGCAATGCGGGAAGAGTAATAGGTGTGTCCAATGTGAGGATGCTGCTGCGTCATATCCTTCCGAATACGATTTCTCCGATTATTGTATATGCGACCTTAAATGTGGCGGGTGCGATTATTTCAGAGGCAACTTTGAGTTTCCTAGGCCTAGGAATTTCTCAGCCTACGGCTTCCTGGGGAAACATCCTGCGTGCGGGAAAAGACTGTCTGAATACAGCGCCGCATATTGCGACTATTTCAGGTATTTTCATCCTTGTGACAGTGCTTGGATTCAATCTTCTCGGAGATGGTGTCCGTGACGTGCTAGACCCGAAAATGAAAAAATAG